The Nostoc sp. NIES-3756 DNA window CAGGAAAAGTTTGAGCAAATTTTTCTTGAATTTATGTATTTCTCCAATTTTTAGCAACATATCAAATAAACATATAAGTAAAACGACTTGAAAAAAACAAACTATGTTAAGTAATGTAAGAAGAATAGGATTCAATTCGTAGTAAGGACTTTAGTCCTTTTCTGTTCTCTACGAGACGCTTACGCGAACGCGGAGCATCTGTCTACGACACGCTATGCGTTCGCGTAGCGTCCCGTAGGGAACGCAGAGAGAACTAAAGTTCTTACTAAGAGCCTTTAGTTATTTAACCTGTTCTACTTATAAAATATCTTTTATATATTTTAAATTTGGTAGAGGTTGTTTTTTGTATGCTATTTTTAGTCTAAAATTAATATTAGTCTTGGCAGACTTTATATACTAATAATTACGAATAAGGTCTGAGGCTTGGAGGCTAAAAGCTAGTATTTAGACTCCAAATGCTGAATTATTACAAAAATATTAAATTTTTAATATGCCTTAATTAGCGTTATCGTAACATTTAATTATGTTACGTTTATATAATAAATTATTTTTGTAAAATAGGTTTTTAATGATATGCAAGTCTGCTCCGCAAGAGTGAAACCCAGCAATAGCTAGCACTAGAGAGTTTTCTTTTAGTAGGCTGATTGGTACTGGCTGTATCTTTGTCAGTAGGGTAAGTGTACCTCAAAAAGCTGAGTCTGCATTGGTTAACTATTGACTATTGACCAGTAACTATTAACTATTAACTATGTATGGTATTGACTTTTGACTGAGAACTTATCACTTTTAACTACAGATGACTGAAGCGACAGCACCTCGTATCGATATTGGCGTTCAGGACACCGTGCCGACGATTAATTATTTGGTGGCAATGCCCCAACCAGAGACGCATCTATTTGAGGTGAGTTTGCAAATCGTAAACTATTCATTACCAATTCTTGACTTAAGAATGCCGGTGTGGACACCAGGATCATATTTGGTGCGCGAGTACGCCAAGAATTTACAAGATTTCACTGCTTTTGCAGGAGATAAAGTTCTACCTTGGCGTAAAATCAGTAAAAACCACTGGCAAATCAATAAAGGTGATGTGTCAGAAGTTACGGTGCGCTACCGGATTTTTGCAAACGAACTATCGGTAAGAACCAATCATTTGGATGCTACCCACGGTTACTTCAATGGGGCGGCATTGTTTTTTAGAATACCAGGATGGGAAAATTTACCAATCCGCGTTACTATTTTACCACCGCATCCTCAATGGCGGGTAACTACTCCCTTACCTACTATCAGTGAGCAATTCAATACTTTCTATGCTGCTGATTTTGATACTCTGGTAGACAGTCCTTTTGAGATTGGTGAACACCAGTTATATCACTTTGAGGTATTAGGAAAGCCTCATGAACTGGCAATCTGGGGACAAGGTAATTATCAAGTACAGCAGCTGATTAGAGATACTCAAAAAATTATTCAAGTAGAAGCGCAAATGTTCGGTGGATTGCCTTATGAGCGATACGTCTTCTTGGTGCATCTATTTGCTCAAGCTTACGGAGGTTTGGAGCATAAAAATTGCTGCTCTCTAATCTATCAGCGTTTTGGATTCCGCTCTCAAGATAAATACGAACGTTTTATCCAGTTAGTAGCACACGAGTTCTTCCACTTGTGGAATGTCAAGCGCATCCGTCCCCAAGCCTTGGAAGTGTTTAACTACGATCAGGAAAATTACACACCTTCTTTATGGTTCTGTGAGGGAACTACTAGTTATTACGATTTACTGATTCCTTTACGAGCAGGCATTTATGATGCCAAGACTTACTTAAACTATTGGAGTAAGGAAATAACTAGGTTACTAACCACACCGGGGCGGAAAGTCCAACCACTGTCTGAATCAAGTTTTGATGCTTGGATTAAACTTTATCGCCCAGATACCAATACAGGCAATTCCCAAGTCTCCTACTACTTGAAAGGAGAGATGGTTTCTTTGTTGCTAGATTTACTGATTAGAGCGCGGTATCGCAATCAGCGTTCTTTGGATGATGTGATGCGGCAAATGTGGCAAAAGTTCGGTCAAGCTGAAATTGGTTACACTCCAGAACAGTTACAGGCGGTAATTGAATCGGTAGCTGGTGTTGATTTGACAGATTTCTTTGCACGCTATATCGACGGTACAGAAGAATTGCCATTTAATCAGTACTTAGAACCTTTTGGGTTGCAGTTGGTCACAGAGAGAGAAGAAGAACCTTATCTCGGGATCAAGATAAATACGGAAAATGGCCGGGAGATAATTAAATTTGTCGAAGCTGGCTCACCGGCACAACTGGCAGGAATTGATGCAGGTGATGAATTGCTAGCGATCGCCGGCATTAAAATCACAGCCCATCAATTGAGCGATCGCCTCAAAGATTATCAAGCAAATGATACTATTCAGGTAACAGTTTTCCACCAAGATGAACTACGTACCTATTCCGTAACTCTCGATTCACCACGACCCACAAAATATCAGCTATTACCAGTAAAAAATCCTGATGCTACGCAGCAAGAAAACTTTGCCGGCTGGTTAGGTGCTTCTATACCTAGTGTTGGTTAATAACAATAGCAAAATTCCTATTTTGTGTTCCCTGTGATTCACATTCAGGTGCGGAAAATAACAACATACATAGATGGGGGAGATTAGTCAAGTTATACGCGATTATTCCCCCCTATATGCTTATAGGAGTTAGGAACAGAGGAGACATGGGAGACAAAGGGGAAATTGTTCCTCAGCACTCATAACGCGCTAAACGCGCCGCTACCGCGCTTCAGCACTGATAACTTACCCCAGACGGGCTAATACATATTCACGAGTACGAGAATCAGTAGGACTGTTAAACATTTTCTTAGTCAGACCAAATTCAACTAACCGACTAATGCGATTTTCATTACCCTGTAAGAAAGCTGTAAAATCTGATATACGAGCAACTTGAGACAAGTTGTGGCTAACTATCACCATTGTTAATTCAGAACGAAGACGTAAACTTTGAATTAAGCTTTCTACCTTCATACTGGCTATGGGATCAAGACCAAAACAAGGTTCATCCATCAACAGAACTTTTGGTTTCACAGCTAAAGCACGCGCAATACATAGACGCTGTTGCTGACCACCAGAAAGGTCTAACGCTGACTTATATATTTTATGTTTGACTTCATCCCAAATATCAGCTTCTTTTAAGGCAGATTCAACAATTTCATCTATCTCTACTTTTGGTCGCCAACCAACAATTTTCACTCCATAGGCCACGTTATCATAAACACTCATGGGGAAAAGATTGGGTTTGGGATGTACCATACTCACTTGTCGGCGTAGCCGATTCAAGTTAACCCGACGCTCATAGATATTTTGATTATAAAATTCTACTCTGCCCTCAACTCGCACTTCTGCTTCTAGTTCATTCATCCGATTGAGGCACTTAATAAAAGTAGATTTTCCACAACCACTAGGGCCAATAATTGCAGTCACCTTATTCTCATATATGTCCATTGACACCTCTTCTAAGATTTTCTGGGTGTCATAGTAAAAGCTGAGATTTTTGACTCTGATGGCTGGAATTAGTTTATTCATGCTTAAAAATGTTTACCAAAAATATTGACTTGACAAATTAGTAAAAATCAGTGCTGCTGTTTCACGGTTTGTGAAGCCAATATTGAATAATCATGGTTCCAAATCAGGAAGACCAGGAAGTATTCATTTATAGCTAAATAGCAGTATTTTTTAGCCAAATTTTTGTATCAAAATGGTTTTCCTTTAAAAATAAATGTGGTAAGATATTAACCAGTTAAAATCAAGCAGTTTTGGTAAATCAATAATTTATTACTTACTTGTGAGTCTAATTTAAGGTAGTATCTGGCTCATAGCCTTAAATTAATTGACTTTCGTATTTTGATAAGCAACATACTATTTATTAGCTTTAGCGCTAATAAACATAGTCTGTTTTCTGAACAACTTTGGTCATTTTTGTCCGAAAACTTGATATATTTACTGTAGAACTGCATCAATAACATACTACTTATGTAGTATTTAAAACACACCTATATCTTAATTTTACACAATATATAGTAACCGCTATTTCATAGACTGTAGGAAAAATATTGTTTAAAATTCCTAATTTTTATTGAGAACTGAGCGAAGACTATGATAGCCCTCGCATACAGGAATTTTACCTAAGAAGTTAATATATCAGTATCAAAAGAATGTAATCAATTGATAACTGCTTAGACACAATTAAAATGACATCTGCTATCTGCTTATTTCTTACCTGATGAAGAATTAATTAAAAATTGGGATAGGTTGTCTTGGTGTAAACGGTCAAATAAGATATGAATCCAGCCTTTTAATCCAAACTTGGTATTAGCCAAACCGCCCAGAAACATAATCACGGGTGCGGGGGTCGATGGGGTTGCTAAAAATTTGAGTAGTTGCGCCAAATTCAACCATTTGGCCAATACGACTTTCATCAGTGCTGAAAAAAGCCGTGAAATCAGAGACACGAGTTGCTTGCTGCATATTATGAGTAACGATCGCGATCGTTAATTCTGAGCGTAAACTATGGATCAGTTCTTCTACCTTCATTGTGGCGATGGGATCAAGCGCAGAACAAGGCTCATCCATTAACAAAACTTTTGGCTTAATTGCTAAAGCACGCGCAATACATAGCCTCTGTTGTTGTCCTCCAGACAGCCCTAAAGCTGATTTATTAAGTTTATCTTTAACTTCTTGCCACAGAGCCGCACCTTTAAGAGCTGATTCAACAATCTCATCTAAATCTGATTGCGGTACTCTAGCAGATATTCTCACACCATAAGCAACATTTTCATAAATGCTCATGGGAAAGGGATTTGGTCTTTGAAAAACCATGCCAATTTGGCGGCGTAGTCTGTTGATATTGATCCGTGGGTCATAAATATTTTGCCCAAAAAAATCGACACTTCCCTCTACTTTGACAGGGCCTTCTAATTCACTAATACGATTGAGGGTTTTAATAAATGTCGATTTACCACAACCACTAGGGCCAATAATTGCAGTTACATGATTTTGGTAGATGTCCATTGAAATTCCTTCAATGGCTTTTGATGTGTTGTAATAAAAGCTGAGGTTTTTAACTTTAATCGCAGGAATGAATTGTTGATTCATGATGATTGTTTAGGTCGGTGCAAGTAATTGATGGTATGTGTGAAAGAGTGTATTATTTATGCTGTGGATTTTGTCAGTTAAGGTTTTTAAACGCAGAGGGACGCTGAGGAAAGCGCGGAGCAGCGCAAAGGTTTTTTAAATTTGTTAATGAGGTACTTAGGAAGTTCTCTAATTTGCTGTTATTTAATTTTTTTCTTGCGAGTAAATAAACGCGAAATTAAACTAACACTCAACACTAAACCGAGTAATACTATGGAAGTTGTCCAAACTAATTGATTTCTTGCGGGATCGGGGTCATTGTAGAGGTTATAAATTAAGACTGGTAAGGAAGCTGTTGGGCCAGATAATCCGCCTGACCAGTCTAGGCTAAACAAAGCTGTAAAGATTAGCGGTGCTGTTTCACCAGCCGCACGAGCTACAGCAAGTAAAATACCTGTAGTAATCGAGGGTAGAGCAGCAGTCACAACTACACGAAAAGTAGTTTGAAAGCGTGTTCCACCCAAAGCTGCTGAGGCGAGGCGTTGGTCTATAGGAATAAGCTTTAGTGCTTCTTCTGTAGTGAGGGCGATGATTGGTAACATAATTGTGGCTAGGGCAAATCCACCTGCGATCGCACTAAATTGTTTAGTAGCTAAAACTATCAAACCATAGGCAAATATCCCCACCACAATTGAAGGAACACCAGTCAAAATACTAACAATAAAACGCACGAAACGAGCGATGGGGCTAGTTTGACCAAATTCTGCTAAAAATATACCAGTAAATAAACCTACAGGAATACTTAACACAGAACCAATAGCTACAACTGTAATAGTTCCTAAAATGGCGTTGCCAAAGCCATTATCAATTACTGCGTTGACAAACATTTGTGGTTTTAAACCAACAATTCCTCGGCTAATAATTTCCCAAATAATTGAGAATAATGGAATTATGGCTAAAGCAGAGAACGCAAAGGCAAGAGCATTCATTAAATAAGTAAATATAAGCCTTCTGGGTGGTAGAGGACTTATTAATTCTGAGGCTATAGCTTTATCGATTTCTGATGATTGATAATTACTCATATTGAGAAAATAGAAGTGGGAAGTAGGAGAAAATTTAACTGTTGACTATTGACTAATAACTATCTATTTCTTCTCCCAACCCACTGAACTAATAACCTAGCAACAATGTTTACACCTAGAGTGACGGCAAATAATATTAAGCCTAGATAACATAAAGCACCAATATGTAATCCTGGTTGTGCTTCGGCAAATTCATTAGCTAAGACAGCAGGAATTGTATAAGCCGGGTCTAGTAAGGAAAGACTGATTTGTGCTGAGTTACCAATTACCATTGTCACAGCCATTGTTTCGCCTAAAGCCCTTCCTAAAGCCAGCATGGCTGCACTGACAATTCCTGAAAATCCGGCTGGTAATAATACTCTAAATATTGTTTCCCAGCGAGTACCACCCAACGCCATAGAAGCACTGCGTAATTCTTTAGGTATTGCTAACAATACATCACGAGTAATGGCTGCCATTGTCGGCAAAATCATAATGGCCAGAATAATTCCCGCAGTTAGCATATTTGTACCTACGGGAAATTCGGAATTAAATAATGGTATCCATTTAAAATTACTTGCTAACCACTGTTGAGGAGGTTCCAAAACTGGAATAAAAATAAATATTCCCCACAAGCCAATAATGACGCTGGGGATAGCAGCAATTAATTCAACTATAAATGCTAATGTTGTTTGGATTGACGGGGGTAGAAATTTTTCGCTAGTTACTAAGGCAACTGCTATACTCACAGGCACAGTTAGGATAATGGCGATCGCACTACTTACCAAAGTTCCATATATATAAGGTAATGCGCCAAAAATCTCATTAGCTGTATCCCAATCATTTCCCCAAATAAAACCAATCCCAAACTTAGCAATAGCTGGTCTAGCTTCGAGGAATATAATCCAACTCATCAAGAATAATACAGCTACTGCGATCGCTGCAAAGGTATAGACTAGCCATGTAAAACCCCTGTCTAACCAAAAATTCGTGCCATCGTTATCTGTTAATCCCAGATTTTCATTATCAAAATCGGCAGGCAATAAATTTGTCATGTAAATTTCAAATACTACATTATTAAGAATATTTATATTCTTAAAGGGTGGACTACCTGTCCACCCAATTTAAAGAAGTAAAAGTCAGAACCTTAAACTATGGTTTGACGTTGCCATTAACTGTTTGCATTACACGATTAGCCACAGAAGCAGGGATTCTAGTGTAATTGAGGTCATCATTATATTGTTGACCGTCTGTTAAAACCCAGTTAATCCATCGTTTAACAGCTTGAGATTTAGCAGCATCTGCATACTGTCTGTAAACCATCATCCAGGTGAGTCCGACAATAGGATAACCTTGGTTGGGATCACCTACAAATACACGGTAATTATCTGGGAAACTTACAGTTGATAACGCAGCATTAGCAGATTGGAGAGAAGGAGCGACATATTCTCCTTTTTTATTTTGGATTTGTGCTGATCTCAGGTTATTTTTGGCAGCGTAAGCATATTCAACATAACCAATAGACCCAGGAGTACGAGCTACTAAAGCCGCTACACCAGGGTTTCCTTTACCTTTAAGGACGTTTGGTAAAGTCCATTTGGGTGCAGTGTTCGCGCCAATTCTGCCTTTGAAGTATGGGCTAATAGCACTCAAGTGGTTGGTGAAAATAAATGTAGTACCACTACTATCAGCACGGACAGCAAATCTAATTGGTTGGCTTGGTAGGTTTACACCAGGGTTATCAGCCTTAATTTTGGCATCGTTCCAATTAGTAATTTGACCAGAAAAAATAGCTGGTAATGTAGTACGGGATAGGCGGAGATTATTGACACCAGGAACATTATAAACAACAGAAACTGCACCACCAGATGTAGGTACAAGAATTACACCATTCTTGACTTTAGCTATTTCTGCATCTGTCATTGCAGCATCACTACCACCAAAGTCAACAGTCCCGGCAATTGTTTGGCGAATACCACCACCACTACCAATTCCTTGATAGTTAATTTTTAGTTCTGGATGTTTCTTTTTAACTTCACGCGCATACCGTTCATAAAGTGGAGCGGGAAATGTTGCTCCTGCCCCGTTAAGAGTTTGGGCTTGCGCGATCGCTGTAAAAAGAGGACTAATGGCAACAGCAGATGTTACCACAGCAGCAGTAAATACACGCTGTAAAGCGGTGGCAGAGAAGTTCATATTACCTCGTAATTTAAGGATTACTTGCAGCTTTTATCACAGCATGATCATGTTACTTTTATCACACTTTATTTAAGTTAAAAAAAGGTTAATTAGAGGTTAATATATATTTAAAATATTTAATTTTCTTACTATTATTTTTCAATAAACTTTTCAATAAAAATCTATAAAGTAACCATTATTAAATCTCAATTCCTACTAATAAAGTCAAGAATAAGTGATTTTAAATAAGTACAATAAATAAACCTAGCAGGGGCAAAATCAGCAGTGCGCCTGCCAGGAAGGCACGGTATATTCTCGCCATGTTTGATCGGGGTAGTGCTTATTTATAAGAAATAATGCCTACGTAATTACAATAGCCGAGTTGGTATTCACAAAGGGTTAAGGAAACTCAGTTATCTGGTTAATATCAAGTTAAAGTTAGTCATTAGTCATTGGTCATTAGTCCATAGTCCATAGTCAAAATTATTCCTTGTCTACCTTGTCTACCTCATCTCCCTCATCCCCCATACATAAAGACAGCCAATGGCTAATAATATAAGAGGGCGCTTCACACTTCTTAAATATTTAGTTTGATTATGGCCAGAGATTTACGGGGATTTATCAAGATTTTGGAAGAAAGAGGGCAATTGCGGCGGATTTCTGCTTTGGTTGACCCAGATTTGGAAATTGCTGAGATTTCTAACCGGATGCTGCAACAAGGCGGGCCGGGTTTGTTATTTGAAAATGTTAAAGGTTCTTCTTTCCCCGTGGCTGTTAATTTGATGGGAACGGTGGAGAGGATATGTTGGGCGATGAATATGCAGCAACCTCAAGAGTTGGAGACTCTGGGTAAAAAGCTGAGTATGCTGCAACAACCAAAACCACCAAAGAAAATTTCTCAGGCGATAGATTTTGGTAAAGTGTTGTTCGATGTCATCAAAGCGAAACCAGGGCGGGACTTTTTTCCAGCTTGTCAGCAGGTGGTGATTCAAGGTGATGACTTGGATCTCAATAAGTTACCTTTGATTCGTCCTTACCCTGGTGATGCTGGCAAAATTATCACGCTAGGACTGGTAATTACTAAAGATTGTGAAACGGGTACGCCAAATGTGGGTGTATATCGCTTACAACTGCAATCCAAGAATACGATGACGGTTCATTGGTTATCGGTGCGGGGTGGGGCGAGACATTTACGTAAAGCGGCTGAACGTGGTCAAAAATTAGAAGTGGCGATCGCACTTGGTGTAGATCCTTTAATTATCATGGCAGCAGCTACACCCATTCCTGTAGATTTATCAGAGTGGTTATTTGCTGGGCTGTATGGTGGTTCGGGTGTGCAGTTAGCTAAGTGTAAAACTGTAGATTTAGAAGTACCCGCAGATTCCGAGTTTGTTTTAGAAGGGACAATTACTCCAGGGGAAATTTTACCTGATGGCCCCTTTGGCGACCACATGGGTTATTACGGGGGCGTGGAAGATTCACCCTTGATTCGTTTCCATTGTATGACACACCGCCAAGACCCGGTTTATTTGACCACATTTAGCGGTCGTCCACCCAAAGAAGAAGCAATGATGGCGATCGCACTTAACCGGATTTATACCCCAATTCTGCGGCAACAAGTCTCAGAAATTGTCGATTTCTTCTTACCAATGGAAGCCCTCAGTTACAAAGCGGCGATTATATCCATTGATAAAGCTTATCCCGGACAAGCAAGACGGGCAGCTTTGGCGTTTTGGAGTGCCTTACCCCAATTCACATACACCAAATTTGTCATCGTCGTTGATAAAGACATTAACATCCGTGACCCGCGCCAAGTAGTATGGGCAATTAGTTCTAAAGTTGACCCCACAAGAGATGTATTCATTCTGCCAAACACGCCATTTGATACCTTAGATTTTGCTAGTGAAAAAATCGGCTTGGGTGGGCGTATGGGAATTGATGCTACTACCAAGATTCCCCCAGAAACAGACCATGAATGGGGTGCGCCTTTAGAGTCTGATGCAGATGTCTCCGCAATGGTAGAAAGACGATGGGCGGAATATGGTTTAGCTGATTTGCAATTAGGGGAAGTTGACCCTAATTTGTTTGGTTACGATATGAGATAGGTAATGGGTAATGGGTAATAGGTAATTGTTTTGTCCTAATACCCCTATTACCTATTACCAACCATTGCTATGTGATAAGTATTTAAGCGTAAATAACATAATACTGAAAAAAACTTTTGGAGTACATATTAATTACGAATTACGTTAGCGTAGCGGGGCGTAGCCCATTACGAATTACGAATTACGTTAGCGTAGCGGGGCGTAGCCCATTACGAATTACGAATTACGAATTACGAATTACGCCATTTGTCGAGCCATCAACTGAGTAAATAAACCCTCAACGGCAACAAGTTCATCAAAACTACCTTGCTGGACAATCCGCCCCGATTGGAGTACATAAATACGGTGAGCATTGCGGATTGTACTGAGACGATGGGCGATCGCTATTCGCGTAACTTGTAATTTTTCTAAATTCTGGCTGACTATCGCTTGAGTTTTATTATCTAAGGCACTGGTAGCTTCATCAAACAGGAGAATTTTTGGTTTTAAAGCCAAAGCACGGGCAATTAGCAACCTCTGTCTTT harbors:
- the pstB gene encoding phosphate ABC transporter ATP-binding protein PstB — its product is MNQQFIPAIKVKNLSFYYNTSKAIEGISMDIYQNHVTAIIGPSGCGKSTFIKTLNRISELEGPVKVEGSVDFFGQNIYDPRININRLRRQIGMVFQRPNPFPMSIYENVAYGVRISARVPQSDLDEIVESALKGAALWQEVKDKLNKSALGLSGGQQQRLCIARALAIKPKVLLMDEPCSALDPIATMKVEELIHSLRSELTIAIVTHNMQQATRVSDFTAFFSTDESRIGQMVEFGATTQIFSNPIDPRTRDYVSGRFG
- the pstC gene encoding phosphate ABC transporter permease subunit PstC, with the protein product MTNLLPADFDNENLGLTDNDGTNFWLDRGFTWLVYTFAAIAVAVLFLMSWIIFLEARPAIAKFGIGFIWGNDWDTANEIFGALPYIYGTLVSSAIAIILTVPVSIAVALVTSEKFLPPSIQTTLAFIVELIAAIPSVIIGLWGIFIFIPVLEPPQQWLASNFKWIPLFNSEFPVGTNMLTAGIILAIMILPTMAAITRDVLLAIPKELRSASMALGGTRWETIFRVLLPAGFSGIVSAAMLALGRALGETMAVTMVIGNSAQISLSLLDPAYTIPAVLANEFAEAQPGLHIGALCYLGLILFAVTLGVNIVARLLVQWVGRRNR
- a CDS encoding phosphate ABC transporter ATP-binding protein, whose protein sequence is MNKLIPAIRVKNLSFYYDTQKILEEVSMDIYENKVTAIIGPSGCGKSTFIKCLNRMNELEAEVRVEGRVEFYNQNIYERRVNLNRLRRQVSMVHPKPNLFPMSVYDNVAYGVKIVGWRPKVEIDEIVESALKEADIWDEVKHKIYKSALDLSGGQQQRLCIARALAVKPKVLLMDEPCFGLDPIASMKVESLIQSLRLRSELTMVIVSHNLSQVARISDFTAFLQGNENRISRLVEFGLTKKMFNSPTDSRTREYVLARLG
- the pstA gene encoding phosphate ABC transporter permease PstA, with product MSNYQSSEIDKAIASELISPLPPRRLIFTYLMNALAFAFSALAIIPLFSIIWEIISRGIVGLKPQMFVNAVIDNGFGNAILGTITVVAIGSVLSIPVGLFTGIFLAEFGQTSPIARFVRFIVSILTGVPSIVVGIFAYGLIVLATKQFSAIAGGFALATIMLPIIALTTEEALKLIPIDQRLASAALGGTRFQTTFRVVVTAALPSITTGILLAVARAAGETAPLIFTALFSLDWSGGLSGPTASLPVLIYNLYNDPDPARNQLVWTTSIVLLGLVLSVSLISRLFTRKKKIK
- a CDS encoding M61 family metallopeptidase — its product is MTEATAPRIDIGVQDTVPTINYLVAMPQPETHLFEVSLQIVNYSLPILDLRMPVWTPGSYLVREYAKNLQDFTAFAGDKVLPWRKISKNHWQINKGDVSEVTVRYRIFANELSVRTNHLDATHGYFNGAALFFRIPGWENLPIRVTILPPHPQWRVTTPLPTISEQFNTFYAADFDTLVDSPFEIGEHQLYHFEVLGKPHELAIWGQGNYQVQQLIRDTQKIIQVEAQMFGGLPYERYVFLVHLFAQAYGGLEHKNCCSLIYQRFGFRSQDKYERFIQLVAHEFFHLWNVKRIRPQALEVFNYDQENYTPSLWFCEGTTSYYDLLIPLRAGIYDAKTYLNYWSKEITRLLTTPGRKVQPLSESSFDAWIKLYRPDTNTGNSQVSYYLKGEMVSLLLDLLIRARYRNQRSLDDVMRQMWQKFGQAEIGYTPEQLQAVIESVAGVDLTDFFARYIDGTEELPFNQYLEPFGLQLVTEREEEPYLGIKINTENGREIIKFVEAGSPAQLAGIDAGDELLAIAGIKITAHQLSDRLKDYQANDTIQVTVFHQDELRTYSVTLDSPRPTKYQLLPVKNPDATQQENFAGWLGASIPSVG
- the pstS gene encoding phosphate ABC transporter substrate-binding protein PstS: MNFSATALQRVFTAAVVTSAVAISPLFTAIAQAQTLNGAGATFPAPLYERYAREVKKKHPELKINYQGIGSGGGIRQTIAGTVDFGGSDAAMTDAEIAKVKNGVILVPTSGGAVSVVYNVPGVNNLRLSRTTLPAIFSGQITNWNDAKIKADNPGVNLPSQPIRFAVRADSSGTTFIFTNHLSAISPYFKGRIGANTAPKWTLPNVLKGKGNPGVAALVARTPGSIGYVEYAYAAKNNLRSAQIQNKKGEYVAPSLQSANAALSTVSFPDNYRVFVGDPNQGYPIVGLTWMMVYRQYADAAKSQAVKRWINWVLTDGQQYNDDLNYTRIPASVANRVMQTVNGNVKP
- a CDS encoding UbiD family decarboxylase, with protein sequence MARDLRGFIKILEERGQLRRISALVDPDLEIAEISNRMLQQGGPGLLFENVKGSSFPVAVNLMGTVERICWAMNMQQPQELETLGKKLSMLQQPKPPKKISQAIDFGKVLFDVIKAKPGRDFFPACQQVVIQGDDLDLNKLPLIRPYPGDAGKIITLGLVITKDCETGTPNVGVYRLQLQSKNTMTVHWLSVRGGARHLRKAAERGQKLEVAIALGVDPLIIMAAATPIPVDLSEWLFAGLYGGSGVQLAKCKTVDLEVPADSEFVLEGTITPGEILPDGPFGDHMGYYGGVEDSPLIRFHCMTHRQDPVYLTTFSGRPPKEEAMMAIALNRIYTPILRQQVSEIVDFFLPMEALSYKAAIISIDKAYPGQARRAALAFWSALPQFTYTKFVIVVDKDINIRDPRQVVWAISSKVDPTRDVFILPNTPFDTLDFASEKIGLGGRMGIDATTKIPPETDHEWGAPLESDADVSAMVERRWAEYGLADLQLGEVDPNLFGYDMR